The window TTCTATAGTCACCCGAGTAAACTGACGGGCCTTTGACAGTTATTACAATTTTATGTGAACAGAAAAATACTGCTCTATTCAGAACCACAAAAGATGCAAGTTTGATGGGCAGTTTGTTAGGGTGCTGATATCAAATTCAAATGAGATAATGAACAACGATGGAACCAGGTGAAAACGTTTTTATTTCACACTGAAACTATCCCTGAAGTGCAAGGTGAATTGTTTTTTTGAAGAATCCAAGATGACAGATAAAACCATGAAAATATTGCCGGAAGATGTGGcgatttatatattttttaggcTTCCAGTGAAATCTCTATCGCGATTCAAATGTGTTACCAAAAGTTGGTACACTCTCATAAAATCGTCTAATTTCATCAATCTTCATCTCAACCGAACCACTACCACCAAAGATGAATTCATTCTCTTCAAGCGAACCCACAAAGAACCCCAAggatttaaaaatattttgtctTTTCTTCTCAGTGCTGATGGTGAAGATGATCTTGATTCTATTTCTCCTGATCTTGATGTGCCATATCTGTCTACTAGTTACGGTAGTATTTTTCATCAACTCACTGGTCCTTGCACTGGTTTGATTTTTTTGACAGACTCCATAAACTTTGTCTTATTAAATCCAGCTACTAGAAATTATAGGCTTCTCCCATCTAGCCCTTTTGTTTGCCCTCGGGGTTTCTATCGTTCTATTGGTGGTGTTGGATTTGGCTATGACTctgttaaaaataaatataaagtagtTAGAATTTCAGAAATTTACGGGGATCCTCCGTTCAATGATCCCAGTGTGGTGGAGTGGAAAGGTGAGGTTTATGATTCGAGCACTGATTCTTGGAGAGAACTAGCTAATGTGGATCCCGAGTTGCCCTGGCCTTATACGTTCCCTTTCTCTGAGATGTTTTTCAAGGGAGCCTTTCATTGGTATGCCCACAGAAATATGGTGGTAATTCTTTGTTTTGATATCAGTACTGAAGTTTTTCGCACAATGCAAGTGCCTGAAACTTGTGCTTCGTACGACGAGAAATGTCATAGCCTCGCAGTCTTAGATGAGTCTCTAACCTTTATTTGTTACCCTGACCCAAAGAGAGAAAGTAGTCCAGTACAAGAAACAACTGACATTTGGATAATGCTGGAGTACACTGTAAACGAGTCTTGGATTAAGAAATATACAATTAAATCTCCTCCTATTGTATCCCCATTGGCAGTTTGGAAGGATTTTCTATTGCTTCTTCAAGACAAAAGTGGATTTCTGATTTCATACGATCTTAATTCTGATACAGTCAAGGAGTTCAAATTAGATGGCTATACTGGAAGTTTGAGAGTAATAGTTTACAGCGAAAGCTTGATTCCAATTCCTTTCGGTAGTACACAAGTTCAAAAATTTCAGTGAAGGTATTACTCCTTAACTGAAGGAATTGCACCTGCTTTTGAAAAACTATTCATGAACATATGAACCATTAGATCTTTGATGTGGCGAGCAGCTTGTTTTATGAATTTTTCAGCTATTGGAAATTGCTTTCCATGTCAACATACAGATTTCCATGCGTTGAAAATTTAGTGAAAGCCAATTATTATTtctctttcaatttattttcattcATATCTGTTATTCCATATGTGCTTACTTTAAATTGACTATATTTACGAGTGGCAACGACAATCTCTTATATTGCATAACTGGATAGTTATCTGTTTGTATGTTCTTAAAGAAAGAGAGAGCTTTTGGTTGTTACAGCCTTCTTCAGACCAAGTCGCTGTAGGAATATATATACCACAGCGGAAGCAATAACAGAATCTTATTCACGTGTAATCTAAACAACTAGCACGTATGGAGattttaggattacctcttgaagcgtaaacACAACAAATTTATGTCGTTCTCCAGCTCCTCAGTTGAAAACACACCAGTAGATttccacagtcttctactgttacccaaacaataaccgaaaatagagaattttgggtgggcaaaattctagtagaaACCGCAGTCAGAATCGTGTCAAAAACGTTTAGcccttatatccatatatatagctgCGTTTTAGGTCaaaactgttttcaaaacctgttaggtttcgttctcccactaagggacggttttcacgttttctttcccactaagtaacagtttccactattttttattatttaggcacagtagggaccacaaaatttaattaacaaggctttcTATcatgatattaatttcgaaattctgaaattaatttccatcataataaattacgaattattccactaaaatttcgtaattgcactccttggttcaatttcgaaattcttccataaaaccttatttaactcccccatgttaagattcagatactaatcaatcaaattaaattactgactatttaatttattgattacttcctttagacttacATTTAAcatatttcatgtgtcggatacaaaatccactagccgggtttacacatgaaaacttataagctttcataaaggagtatcatcaatctcaaaatcgagacatggattccatcaactaattattacttcgccaatgtatatcattgttatccaatttactaggcttattgactcgcgaaagaatctcgccttttaataaatcaaaacaacaagtgacatacacagctaataataattatattaggattaagagtataagtacattaaatggactagataaattattttataaagtcagtataaaatactcatctctacttgatccgttcaatacatacaaaatgtactagcacaagaagttagAATTAAACCATTCCTATAATCaagaaattatatttaatcttgtgctacaatcattccgatgatttgtccaactctatcattagattgtgaacattaacTTGTATGCttacaagaaccgatgatttaatcttccgtgtataagctaaactctatacactaaatcatctactatgtaagcaatggacgcacaaaccaacacatgatctatctaaaatgaaactttattgaatttaaacaagtaaataaataattgttcataaagaatactataacaatatgcatggcttatagtatattctaacaatctcccacttagactaatAACCATGCGTCTACAATTTTGACACCCATTCTTTCTACATGCTTATCAAAAGTCTTCTGTGGTAAGCTCTTAGTAAACGGATATGCCAAGTTGTTCTCTGACGCAATATTGGTGACCACTACATCCCCTCTCTGCACTATATCAATAATTAAATGATATTTACGCTCAATGTGCTTTGCCCTCTTATGGCTTCGTGGCTCCTTTGAATTTGCAACCGCACCACTATTATCACAGTAAAGCGTAATTAGCGCTTGAATCGAAGGAACCACACCCAACTCTCTCAGGAAGTTACCGAGCCAAACTGCCTCTTTGGTTGCCTCAGAGGCTGCCACATATTCGGCTTCCATGGTGGAATCAGCAATAAAAGTTTGCTTGATACTCCTCCAACTTATGGCTCCACCTCCAAGAGTAAACATATTACCTGAGGTAGACTTTCTAGAATCTCTGTCTGATTGGAAATCCGAATCAGTATACCCAATAGGTACCAGGTCATCCGAATGGTAGATCAACATGTAATCCCCAGTCCTTTTCAGGTACTTGATTATATGTTTAACCGCCGTCCAATGCTCTTTCCCAGGATTAGACTGAAATCTGTTAACAACGCCAACGGCAAAGCAGATATCATGCCTAATGCATAACATAGCATACATGAGGCTCCCCACAGCTGATGCATAAGGGACCGCCTTCATCTTTTCTATCTCTTCATCAGTCTTAGGAGACTGATCTTTAGATAGAGAAATTCCATGTCTGAAAGGAAGGAATCATTTCTTGGAATCATGCATGCTAAACCTGGAGAGTATTGTATCAATATAAAGACCTTGGGACAAGCCTAATATCCTTTTCTTGCGATCTCGCAAGAGTTTGATCCCAAGGATATGAGCCGcttctcccaaatctttcatatcaaaatgtGTGGACAACCACTGTTTAACTGAATTCAGCATGCCCACATTATTTCCTATGAGCAATATGTCATCTACATATAAGATCAAAAATGCCACTTTGTCCCCATCCCACTTTTTGTATACACAAGATTCGTTAAGACACTGATCAAAACCAAAAGTTTTAATCGCCTTATCAAAACAAGTGTTCCATGCCCTAGATGCCTGTTTTAGTTCATAAATGGACCTTTTAAGCTTACACAACATGTGTTCTTTGCCACTTTCCATAAAACTGTTTGGTTGCATCATATAGATGCACTCATTAAGACTTCCATTAAGGAAAgctgtcttgacatccatttgccaaatctcataatcataaTGAGCAGCAACGGATAAGAGAATCCTTATAGACTTAAGCATGGCTACCGGCGAGAAGGTTTCCTCATAGTCGATCCCTTCTTTCTGAGTAAACCCTTTCGCTACAAGCCTTGTTTTAAAAGTTTGTACTTTTCCATctacacctctctttttcttatagatcTATTTGCATCCAATGGGTTTAACCCCATCAGTTGGTTCTACAAGATCCCAGACCTGATTAGAGTACATCGACTCCATCTCTGATTTTATAGCAGCAACCCACTTATCGGCATCCTTATCATGTAGTGCTTGGTCGTAATTGACAGGTTCGGAGGTAGGCTCCTCGGGGATCCtatcatatgattctcccaagagCATATAACGAACTGGCTGTCTTATTTCTCTCCCACTACGACTACACACTACATCAGTTGCAACTACATCACTTTGATTTTGTGGTTGAACCACAACATCATCAAGAACCTGAGTCTTCATGCTATCCACTGGGATATCAACGACTTCTTCCTGTTGTGTAGTCTGCTCAACATGACTTCCACTACTTTGTGGTAGTATGACTGCGGGCACTTGTTCTTGTGGGACATTAAGTCTATTGACATTTCTCCCACTACTAAAGTGCAATGGTATGTCAAAATCGACTTCCGGGGTTTGGATATGGTCGTTTTGATTTTCAGATGACTGAGTTTCCATTCCTTTGATAAGTTCCTGTAAAAcgagtttacttctaggaacatggttcatcaaatagTCCTCTTCTAGAAACTTGGCATTTGTGCTAACAATTACCTTTTTCTCTTTAGGACAATAGAATAAACCACCTTTTGTCCCTTTTGGATAACCTATAAACATGCATACATCCGTTCTTGCCTCCAATTTATCCATTTTCCCCTTTAGCACATGTGCCAGACAACCCCAAACTCGAATATGCCGCAGACTAGGCTTGCACCCAGTCCACAATTCTGCAGGGGTCAAGGGTACTGACTTTGAAGGAACTAAGTTCAGAACATAATTCGCCGTTTCTAAGGCATGTCCCCAAAAAGACGAAGGCAAATCAGAATAACTCATCATTGATCTAACCATTTCCATAAGAGTCCTATTTCTTCTTTCacctacaccattttgttgtggagttccaGGTGCAGATAATTGAGATGTAATTCCACGTTCTGATAAATAACCAATGAAGTCCGTAGAGAGATACTTCCCACCACGATCAGATCGTAGTGTCTTGATATGTTTATTATGTCGCTTTTCAGTCTCAGTCTTGaattctttgaacttttcaaaacatTCAGACTTTCGacgcaacaaataaatatatccatattttgagtaatcgtctgtgaaagtcacaaaatactcaaaaccacctcTTGCTTGGACATTCATTGGACCACACAAATTAGAATGAATCAACTCTAATTTATCACTTGCCCGATTTCCTTTTGAGGGGAAATTTCGTTTTGTCATTTTTCCTTCtaaacaagattcacaagttggtagtgcctccACTTTCAATGAACTTAAAGGTCCATCCTTGACCAACCTAGAAATTCTGTTTAGATTTATATGACCAACGCAAGTGCCATAAATATGTTTCACTTAATTCAGAAGAACGTTTTCTCTTACTTGGTAAATCAACATTATTCAGTTCTTTAGGTGGTAACGATTTAGGAATAGAGTCAACAACAAAAAGACCATTAATCAATGTAGCTGAAGAGAAATAACGCTTATTATGAGTAATAACACATTTATCAACGTCATGACAATTAAAATCATAACCATCTCTCATAGCGCTAGAAATcgaaattaaattccttctaacgGAAGGTACATATAATGTGTCTTTTAAAGCTAAAACTCTACCACTACCAAAtgaaatactaatatttcctaATGCTAAAGCTGGGGCTGCTGAACCGTCTGCTCGATAAACATTGATTTCTCCTCTACTTAGCCGCCGCGTTACCTGAAACCCCTGCAAATAAGTGCAGATATGATTAGTGGCTCCTGAATCTACACACCATGACATGGTAGAAACAGCCGCTAAAAATGTTTCAGCGACAAGTAGATGTAAATCACCTGGTTTATTTTTGAGCTTGGCCAGATAAGTTGGACACTGCTTCTTATGATGCTCGGGCTGCTTGCAGTGATAACACTTGCCCTTAGCCTTTTTCACACCAGCAGTCGCGCCACCAACAGAGGGTTTttgagtttttttctttttctgcccgCCTCTTGGCTTAGAAGAAGAACCTGCCTCAAAATTCAATGCCACGGGAGGAGCTTGGGACTTGATAATAGTCTCTGCCGACTACAGCTCATTCAACAATTTCGTAAGGGACAAATCCATTTTGTTCATGTTATAATTCAGGCAAAATTGCTGAAAACTGTCAGGCAAAGTATGCGGGATCATTTCAACCTGCGTGTCATTATCAATGTTAGCTCCAAGGACTTCTAGTTCATTCAGAAGACTCATCATCATCAGAACATGGTCCCTGACCGATGAACCTTCAACCATTTTGGTATTCAGAAGGGCTTTCATGGTAGTCTACTTAGCCGCAAGATTCTGATCTCCGAACATTTCTTTGAGATTTTCCAGAATGTCATAAGCAGACTCCATCGACTGATGTTGATGTTGCAGAACATTTGACATGGATGCCAAAATGTAACACCGCGCCATCTCGTCAGCCTTAATCCATTTCTGGTAAGCCTTCTATTCATCATCTGTGGCATCATCTCCAGGTTTTTCTTGACACACCTCATCGAGCACAAATTTGTACTCTTCAGCAATTAGAACAATATCCAAATTTCGCTTCCAATCAACATAATTTGGACCCTCAAGTTTGTTTTGGGTAAGAATGGCAGTAAGGGGATTGAAAGCAGTCATTGTCAATTTGGGAaacattaaatatttaaatatatcaaatcagTTTGTATTATGAacattaaaattcaaaacacattatatatatacaatctaTGCACCTTGAACAACAAATTTCGATGGGAAAGAAGCTATTCttgcaatatacatatataatgacAGATTTTAACTCCATAAACATAAACAGGTCATACTCAGATGGAGGGTAAACTGTTAATTTAAGCCAAGTGAATATCAACATTCAACATATATTAGTCTCATTGAACCAACAtgcatactcagatggagagtaaatacAAATAATCAATGACTAGTATAACATAGTgattattcataatatttttatcCGATATGGAAGAAGACCTACGTCAACGTGTAAAAAGATTATATCACTAATTTTTTTAAGCCGGGGACCAAGGGATTGATCCCCACAATTACTGGAattaaaaacaactaaaaaaattcAGAATTTTAGAAAAACAGCAAAAACACCATCTAAACGACCCCAAAAGCCCAAAAAACGACTTCAGTCATGCATGAAATCCATGTGTATTGCTCACTAGGCCGTTTCGCATGGACCTGCcaagtttcaggtcaatcggaggcCATCACCTTTTTGACCTCCGATTTTCTGCCCTAATTCGGCAAAACTTGTTTTTTCCGTTTTACATGATACAATTCAACTTTCAGATTATTCTAACTCAACATCACCAATATTAAAAGGATAcatcaagttttcagaataatcaACACAATCCATAACAGATaatcacaccaaaaaaaaaagtgcAGGTTTTCAGAAAAATAAACTTTGCATGTAATTCAAAACTTGCATATAGAACATGATATTAATCCTTATGGTTTAtcctaattatttaattagacatgagtagactctgataccaattgtagGAATATATATACCACAGCGGAAGCAATAACAGAATCTTATTCACGTGTAATCTAAACAACTAGCACGTATGGAGattttaggattacctcttgaagcgtaaacacaacaaatctatgtcgttctccagttcctCAGTTGAAAACACACCAGTAGATTTCCACAgccttctactgtgttacccaaacaatAACCGAAAATAGAGAATTTTGGGTTGGCAAAATTCTAGTAGAAACCGCAGTCAGAATCGTGTCAAAAACGTCCAGcccttatatccatatatatagctgCGTTTTAGGTTAAAACCGttttcaaaacctgttaggtttccttctcccactaagggacggtttccacgttttctttcccactaagtaacagtttccactattttctattatttaggcacagtagggaccacagaatttaattaacaaggcttcctattatgatattaatttcgaaattctgaaattaatttccatcataataaattacgaattattccactaaaaatttataattgcattccttagttcaatttcgaaattcttccataaaaccaTATTTAACTCCCcgtgttaagattcagatactaatcaatcaaattaaattactgactatttaatttattgattacttcctttagacttacacttaacttattttatgtgtcggatacaaaatccactagtcgggtttacacatgaaaacttataatctttcataaaggagtatcatcaatctcaaaatcgagacatggattccatcaactaattattactttgccaatgtatatcattgttatccaatttaccaggcttatTGACTCGCGAAAGAATTTCTCctattaataaatcaaaacaacaagtgacatacacaactaataataattatatcaggattaagagtataagtacattaaatggactagagaaattattttataaagtcagtataaaatactcatctctacttgatccgttcaatacatacaaaatgtactagcacaagaagttggaattaaaccattcccataatcaagataaattatatttaatcttgtgctacaatcattccgatgatttgtccaattccatcattagattgtgaacattaacttttatgtcttacaagaaccgatgatttaatcttccgtgtataagctaaactctatacactaaatcatctactatgtaagcaatggacgcacaaaccaacacatgatctatttaaaatgaaactttatcgaatttaaacaagtaaataaataattgttcataaagaatactataacaatacgcatGGCTTATAGTATATTTTAATAGTCGCAATACAAAGAGTCCGGAATCAGGTTGTGTTTTTCGACTCAATAGACAGAAGTAGGTGAAAAAATTTTGTtgaatagatttttatttatagcaCATGTTTTAAATGCGctatatttattattttgaaataCTAAATATAGCTTAATATTATATGCGCTATATCTGAACCTGAAAAGTCGGTCGTATACATATATTAAATAACATCCCCTTCTTCCCTACAGTTCACTCGaaattgccccccccccccccactcccCCCGAAATCTCTTGCAGttattattttattgataaaagacACGATACAAGCCTGCCTCGTGGAGTTGAACGCGATTTGTGCTCGATTCGACTGTAAAAACGGTTTGTTTTCTCCggtaaaaaatattcaaaaataggTATTTCAAAACACGCTTTTAGTATAAGCATAGCACATGTATTTCATGCGCTATACCTTAATGAGGTAACTCGCCGTTGAGGTATAGGGCATTAAAAACATGCGCTATATATAAAATTGTAGTCCAAATTTTTTTTCAcctatttttgtcttttttgtagcaaattttttttaatatttttataatgccattgttttaaaatcactgaatatttatgttagttgttgaatATTTTTATAGTTGTAGAACAATAAATATGTGACTTTAGTATTATTTATTGTCCTTTAGTGTAGTAGAACAATAAATACGTTATATTTTATGTTTGTTGttgaatatttttataattatttaacaataaatatGTGCCTTTTAGTGTTCTAAGAGTCCTTAGCGTAGAATAATAAATATGTGCCTTAATTAACATACTCGGTTAGAGTAATCAATTACGTATCATATACTAATCAATTAATAATCATGTAGTAAAATTATTATCATATAAGCATCAATTAAAACCCGATAAGTTAAATATTTgaggaaaaaataaattaaatatttagtgTTTTTTGGCttatgaataaaaaataaattaattgtcAGTATAAAAAAGACCCTAGCGGTTTTTGTGTGAAAGATAACAAATAAATCGTTAtgaaaaaataagtaattaactatactttatataaaattaattaataaaagtaTTAAAAATTATCTCGATAAGTTAAACATATTAAATATTTTGTCTTTTTTTAAtgatgaataaaaatgataaaaagttgtCGATGCAAATAAGGCTCTGCCGAATTTTAGTCGTAAAAAcctaacaaataaataaatactttatataaaaataattaataatgttaaaattatgaattaaataataacataaaaatatCGCACGATATTTCAAGACGTTAAACGAGTAAAGGGAataatatcttatttattattcaatttaCAGACATCATTATGGATCGTCCGACCGTTCATCTTGGACCTGTTTCTCGTGAGCTACTTATGCTCCAGGTGGGCCATAGATCTTCACATATCTGGGATGGAGTTTCTTAGCCGAAATATCCACCCAAGACGCATTGATGACTTCTAGGAGTTTATTAGGGGCCACCCACTTCATCATCGTATAGTTGCGTGCCTTACTCGGACTGGTTTTCACCGAGATTTTGAAATCGGCCAGTTGTAGTTCGATTGGCCCTTGATCACGGCTCTGATCGAGCGTTGGAGGCCTAAGATGTATACATTTCATTCGCTACAGGATGTGGAGGTTCTATTTGGGTTGCCCATTGATGGTCTAGCTGTCCACTACCCGACTACGATTAGGGAGTATAGGAGGCATGAATATCTAGAGATTCTGGAGAGGCTCACTAGATTCATGTTGGCTGAGCAAACTACGATTAGTGGCGTTAGTCGATTACAGCTATTGCATGTTATGCAACACCTTAAGGCACTTTATCAGTAAATCATGGAGAGACACTAGTGGAGGCTATTGAGCGGCAGTCAAGGCTATTACTTTTGATGATATTTTGTGGAACTCTTTTCCTGAACACATCGGTAACCTTGTGAGCCTATGCTTCTTGCCTTATCTTGAGTACTTAGATTACTTACCCATGTATAGttgtgtatacggtcaaaatcatatgCCTCCGATTTTATGGGCTTGAGGGCTCACATCGAGGAACAAAAGGCTCGAACCAAGGGGTAAGCTCAGTATGGGTTCGAGTTCGAGGGCGGATAGTAAGGATCGACGATCGGCGTGCGCGACAAGTACCTAAGCCAAGTATGACCAACCCCGAGATAGAGGCGTTATGAGAAAAGAATGAGCAAGTTTATTGACATGTCTCCAAGATCATGGTGTAAATTCCGGAATAGATTTGTACGAATTAGTACAAATCCGTACCAGGAGGTTATACAACTGTCCTAATAGAATTTCTTACTGGAAATAGAAATGTACCTTgtttagggttcccctattatataaaggtgATCCCAATCATTgacaaagaatatactctcttactttttcgctcattgttcatcagaattgtcacaccccaaccttgggaggcatGGCAGGCAGTCGGTGTTGCACTAGCCCGAGAGAACCATCCtgtaaatctttttttttttggaaactatcatgggccaacatgaccacaactcgttatgtat is drawn from Nicotiana tabacum cultivar K326 chromosome 22, ASM71507v2, whole genome shotgun sequence and contains these coding sequences:
- the LOC107814740 gene encoding F-box protein CPR1-like, translated to MTDKTMKILPEDVAIYIFFRLPVKSLSRFKCVTKSWYTLIKSSNFINLHLNRTTTTKDEFILFKRTHKEPQGFKNILSFLLSADGEDDLDSISPDLDVPYLSTSYGSIFHQLTGPCTGLIFLTDSINFVLLNPATRNYRLLPSSPFVCPRGFYRSIGGVGFGYDSVKNKYKVVRISEIYGDPPFNDPSVVEWKGEVYDSSTDSWRELANVDPELPWPYTFPFSEMFFKGAFHWYAHRNMVVILCFDISTEVFRTMQVPETCASYDEKCHSLAVLDESLTFICYPDPKRESSPVQETTDIWIMLEYTVNESWIKKYTIKSPPIVSPLAVWKDFLLLLQDKSGFLISYDLNSDTVKEFKLDGYTGSLRVIVYSESLIPIPFGSTQVQKFQ